One genomic segment of Kineosporia sp. NBRC 101731 includes these proteins:
- a CDS encoding ABC transporter permease — MLRFTVSRIGSLVVVLFALSVLIFVVSRFGGGDPVHAYVGANASPDAIAAARVRLGLDQPVVVQYWDYLTRLLQGDLGLSLSTKRPVADELGGRLPATLELAVATVLLSIVIGLVLARATSLRGRAGGVIRFVLFSAASAPAFLIATGGLLLFFGQLGWLPVAGRTSYGASSGLSGFFVLDGLLTGNIPYAFDALKHLILPATAASLGPGVALARVLADGLDTSLRSGYARTARSLGETESQLLRRHGLRNAAGPALSLLGVQIGMMLSSLVVVEQIFSWNGLGQYLVTAINAADTNSVATISLLLGAVYVVVNTLVDLGLAVLDPRVRLS; from the coding sequence ATGCTGCGTTTCACCGTGAGCCGGATCGGTTCGCTGGTGGTCGTGCTGTTCGCGCTGTCGGTCCTGATCTTCGTGGTCAGCCGGTTCGGCGGCGGAGACCCGGTGCACGCCTACGTCGGGGCCAACGCTTCACCCGACGCGATCGCGGCGGCCCGCGTCCGGCTCGGTCTCGACCAGCCCGTCGTGGTGCAGTACTGGGACTACCTGACCCGGCTGCTGCAGGGCGATCTCGGGCTCAGCCTGAGCACGAAACGTCCGGTGGCCGACGAGCTCGGCGGGCGTCTGCCGGCCACGCTCGAACTGGCCGTCGCCACGGTGCTCCTGTCGATCGTCATCGGTCTGGTGCTGGCCCGCGCCACTTCGCTGCGCGGACGGGCCGGGGGCGTCATCCGGTTCGTGCTCTTCAGCGCGGCCAGCGCTCCGGCGTTCCTCATCGCCACCGGTGGTCTGCTGCTGTTCTTCGGGCAGCTGGGCTGGCTGCCGGTCGCGGGCCGCACGTCGTACGGGGCGAGCAGCGGGCTGAGCGGCTTCTTCGTGCTCGACGGGCTGCTCACCGGCAACATCCCGTACGCCTTCGACGCGCTGAAACATCTGATCCTGCCGGCCACCGCGGCCAGTCTGGGGCCGGGCGTCGCCCTGGCCCGGGTGCTGGCCGACGGTCTCGACACCAGCCTGCGCTCCGGTTATGCCCGCACCGCAAGGTCTCTGGGTGAGACCGAGTCACAGCTGCTGCGGCGGCACGGGCTGCGCAACGCGGCCGGCCCGGCCCTGAGCCTGCTCGGTGTGCAGATCGGGATGATGCTCTCCAGCCTGGTGGTGGTCGAGCAGATCTTCTCCTGGAACGGGCTGGGTCAGTACCTGGTCACGGCCATCAATGCCGCCGACACCAACTCCGTCGCCACGATCAGCCTGCTGCTGGGCGCGGTGTACGTCGTGGTCAACACGCTCGTCGACCTGGGGCTCGCGGTGCTCGATCCGCGTGTGCGCCTCAGCTGA